In the Brassica napus cultivar Da-Ae chromosome A7, Da-Ae, whole genome shotgun sequence genome, one interval contains:
- the LOC106356631 gene encoding dirigent protein 10 yields the protein MAGQNILSFLVIALFVTFAAAARFLDEEDTFPATTTPGSGPFPGPLPASGSNSAGTGSGSAGTGFGAGTGSVPSSGSGPTATSLGAGTGPVSSSGSGSLTTTGSGPLPIPGSVPGPLPVGGGPGSLPATGPGPLPAAGSATGPGVGTGQALGGGAGAGPALGGGGGIVGPDHTLVFFMHDILGGSNPTARAVTGVVANPALSGQLPFAKPNGANLPITNGVPSNNNNNGIVNNNNVPLLVGLGGTTANILQNNGNNGNNNLLNGLPVANGGQLPSGSALQMLMFGTMTVIDDELTEGHELGSGLLGKAQGYYVASAVDGTSQTMAFTAMFESGGYEDSISFFGVHRTAASESHLGVMGGTGKYVNARGFAIVKTFTGSSGTQQQQPHQFTDGLETVLQCTVYLSY from the coding sequence ATGGCAGGTCAAAATATACTCTCTTTCTTGGTTATAGCTCTCTTTGTTACTTTCGCAGCTGCTGCTCGGTTTCTTGACGAAGAAGATACATTCCCAGCCACAACCACCCCAGGCTCAGGTCCCTTCCCTGGTCCTTTACCAGCGTCTGGCTCAAATTCTGCTGGAACTGGTTCAGGCTCTGCAGGAACCGGTTTCGGTGCAGGAACAGGATCAGTACCATCAAGTGGTTCAGGTCCTACTGCCACCAGTCTCGGTGCAGGTACAGGGCCAGTCTCATCAAGTGGTTCAGGTTCTTTGACTACTACTGGTTCTGGTCCTCTACCAATCCCTGGCTCTGTTCCTGGTCCTTTACCGGTTGGTGGTGGTCCAGGCTCCTTGCCTGCCACTGGTCCCGGTCCTTTACCAGCTGCTGGTTCAGCCACCGGTCCTGGTGTAGGTACCGGGCAAGCCCTTGGTGGTGGTGCAGGTGCTGGTCCAGCTcttggcggtggtggtggtatTGTAGGTCCTGACCACACATTAGTGTTCTTTATGCACGACATACTCGGCGGTTCGAACCCCACAGCGAGAGCCGTAACCGGAGTCGTCGCAAACCCGGCTTTGAGTGGTCAACTCCCATTCGCTAAACCCAATGGCGCAAACCTTCCCATAACCAACGGAGTTCCatctaacaacaacaacaacggaatcgtcaacaacaacaacgtcCCTCTTCTCGTTGGACTCGGCGGAACCACAGCCAACATTCTCCAAAACAACGGAAATAACGGAAACAACAACCTTTTAAACGGTCTGCCAGTGGCTAACGGCGGCCAGCTCCCGAGCGGTTCTGCTCTACAGATGCTTATGTTCGGAACGATGACTGTGATAGACGATGAACTAACCGAAGGGCATGAACTCGGATCTGGTTTGCTCGGGAAAGCGCAGGGGTACTATGTGGCGAGTGCGGTCGATGGAACTAGCCAGACGATGGCGTTTACTGCCATGTTTGAGAGCGGTGGTTATGAAGATAGTATAAGCTTCTTTGGTGTTCATAGGACAGCGGCTTCGGAATCACATTTAGGAGTTATGGGAGGTACCGGGAAGTATGTGAACGCTAGAGGATTTGCGATTGTGAAGACGTTTACAGGATCTAGCGGGACGCAGCAGCAGCAGCCGCATCAGTTCACTGATGGACTTGAGACTGTTCTCCAGTGTACTGTTTATCTATCTTACTAG
- the LOC106352611 gene encoding exocyst complex component EXO70H1, which produces MVLFALTSPSSSSKLKQHSHRSFSESLMEDSIEDAEAIIHQWISPDSFSSSSSFCCTFSLFSNKNREEAKQFIRAVTTLHSAMVKLISANPASTKLIRAESLLKTSMNHLSKEFYRILKSNRRYLDPESVSARSRNSSRNISKEDDDAEAMADLKMIADCMTSSGYGKECFRIYKKIRKSIIVEALEQLGFESLTLSQVQKLEWESTEKKTRVWLRAARKAVTTLFRGERILSDHVFSSSAALRESSFAEITLQSALALFSFPGNVARSRKTPEKIFLTLDVYQSIVELMPRIEEVFSYDSTSSVKSQIAGTLANLEEAVVSMIDEFESSISKESSKSMISNGGIHQLTRYVMNYIVFLADYSEVLVNIIPETSSFASPEEDESTSSSSLSSPLAKRISWLILFLLCKIDAKSRLYSDVALSYLFLINNLHYVVVKVRTSNLKEVLSEGWLEKHEGKLKKHVAKFEEIVWGELMTSLATAEEEEEEEEEEEAEEFVRRFSDRFEEAYKRQTGWVVPDSKLRDEIKVSAAMMLIPAYTEFYKKYRVGLRKNLGVAPEDIGNYISDLYFGSGGSGCVSSVHSYV; this is translated from the coding sequence atggtccTCTTTGCTTTAacttcaccttcttcttcttcaaagctGAAACAACATTCACACCGGAGCTTCTCTGAGTCTCTAATGGAAGATAGCATCGAAGACGCTGAAGCCATCATTCACCAATGGATTTCGCCagactctttttcttcttcatcttctttctgCTGCACCTTCTCGCTTTTCTCCAacaaaaacagagaagaagctAAACAATTCATCAGAGCTGTCACCACCTTACACTCCGCAATGGTCAAGCTCATCTCCGCCAATCCAGCATCAACGAAGCTTATCCGAGCAGAGAGTCTACTAAAGACCTCCATGAACCATCTATCCAAAGAGTTCTACAGAATCCTAAAATCAAACCGACGCTACCTCGATCCAGAATCCGTCTCTGCTCGCTCTCGAAACTCTTCAAGAAACATCTCCAAAGAAGACGATGATGCAGAAGCCATGGCGGATTTAAAGATGATCGCCGACTGCATGACGTCATCAGGATACGGCAAAGAATGCTTCAGGATCTACAAAAAGATCCGCAAGTCGATCATCGTCGAAGCTTTGGAACAGCTCGGCTTCGAGAGTCTAACCCTCTCGCAGGTTCAGAAGCTCGAGTGGGAGAGTACGGAGAAGAAGACCAGAGTATGGTTACGAGCCGCGAGAAAAGCCGTTACGACTCTGTTTCGCGGCGAACGGATCCTCTCCGATCACGTCTTCTCTTCCTCGGCCGCGTTGCGAGAATCTTCGTTCGCCGAGATCACTCTGCAAAGCGCGTTAGCTCTGTTCTCGTTCCCCGGAAACGTGGCGAGATCTCGGAAAACGCCGGAGAAGATCTTCCTCACTCTCGACGTTTACCAGTCGATCGTCGAGCTTATGCCGAGAATCGAAGAAGTTTTCAGCTACGATTCGACGTCTTCCGTCAAATCGCAGATCGCCGGAACCCTAGCGAACCTCGAGGAAGCGGTGGTGTCGATGATCGACGAGTTCGAGTCTTCGATTTCGAAGGAATCTTCGAAATCGATGATCTCCAACGGCGGAATCCACCAGCTTACAAGATACGTGATGAACTACATCGTCTTCCTCGCCGATTACAGCGAGGTGCTCGTTAACATCATCCCCGAAACGTCGTCGTTCGcttcaccagaagaagatgaatccacgtcatcatcatcattatcatcgCCGCTTGCGAAACGAATCTCGTGGCTGATTCTCTTCCTACTCTGCAAAATCGACGCCAAGTCTCGTCTCTACAGCGACGTAGCTCTCTCGTATCTCTTCTTGATCAACAATCTCCACTACGTCGTGGTTAAGGTCCGTACGTCGAATCTAAAGGAGGTTCTGAGCGAGGGTTGGCTGGAGAAGCACGAAGGGAAGCTGAAGAAGCACGTCGCGAAATTCGAGGAGATCGTTTGGGGAGAGCTGATGACGTCACTTGcgacggcggaggaggaggaggaggaggaagaagaagaagaagcggagGAGTTTGTTAGACGGTTTAGTGACCGGTTTGAGGAAGCGTATAAGAGGCAAACCGGTTGGGTTGTACCGGATTCGAAATTGAGAGATGAGATTAAAGTTTCGGCTGCTATGATGCTTATACCTGCTTACACCGAGTTTTACAAAAAGTATCGGGTCGGGTTAAGGAAGAATCTCGGGGTTGCCCCTGAAGATATTGGGAATTATATCTCGGATCTGTATTTTGGGTCGGGTGGATCAGGGTGCGTTTCTTCAGTTCATTCTTATGTTTGA